A region of Thermobifida halotolerans DNA encodes the following proteins:
- the dapB gene encoding 4-hydroxy-tetrahydrodipicolinate reductase: MIKVGVFGALGRMGSEVVRAVEAEADTELVAGIDSADEREKVLGADVVVDFTHPDVVMDNLRWLVDHGIHAVVGTSGFDEARLAEVRALLDARPGANVLIAPNFGIAAVLMMNFAAKAAPHFESAEIIELHHPNKADAPSGTAYRTAELIGAARAEAGLDAAPDATTSELPGARGTQVEGVRVHALRITGMIAHQEVVFGTHGETLTIRHDSMNRESFMPGVLLGIRRVAALPDRLTLGLESLLGL; encoded by the coding sequence GTGATCAAGGTAGGAGTGTTCGGCGCCCTCGGGCGCATGGGGTCGGAAGTCGTCAGGGCCGTCGAAGCGGAGGCCGACACCGAACTGGTGGCCGGAATCGACAGCGCGGACGAGCGCGAGAAGGTGCTCGGAGCCGACGTGGTGGTCGACTTCACCCACCCCGACGTGGTGATGGACAACCTGCGCTGGCTCGTCGACCACGGCATCCACGCCGTCGTCGGCACCAGCGGCTTCGACGAGGCCAGACTGGCCGAGGTGCGCGCACTGCTCGACGCGCGCCCGGGCGCCAACGTCCTCATCGCCCCCAACTTCGGCATCGCGGCCGTACTCATGATGAACTTCGCGGCCAAGGCCGCGCCCCACTTCGAGTCGGCCGAGATCATCGAACTGCACCACCCGAACAAGGCCGACGCGCCCAGCGGAACCGCCTACCGCACCGCCGAACTGATCGGTGCGGCGCGCGCCGAAGCCGGTCTGGACGCCGCACCCGACGCCACCACCTCCGAACTGCCCGGCGCCCGCGGCACCCAGGTCGAGGGGGTGCGGGTGCACGCGCTGCGGATCACCGGAATGATCGCCCACCAGGAGGTGGTCTTCGGCACCCACGGCGAGACGCTGACCATCCGCCACGACTCGATGAACCGCGAGTCGTTCATGCCGGGCGTGCTGCTGGGCATCCGCAGGGTCGCCGCCCTGCCCGACCGTCTCACCCTCGGCCTGGAGTCCCTGCTCGGCCTCTGA
- a CDS encoding ribonuclease J, producing MSHPHPELGPPPPLPRDALRIVPLGGLGEIGRNMTVFEYDGRLLVIDCGVLFPEEEQPGVDLILPDFEYIRDRLDDVEAIVLTHGHEDHIGGVPFLLRERNDIPLVGSRLTLAFLSAKLGEHRIKPELVQVAEGERHTFGAFDLEFFAVNHSIPDALAIGMRTPAGNLLHTGDFKMDQLPLDNRITDLGGFARFGTEGVDLLLSDSTNAEVPGFVTSERDIASVVDNVFAKAEKRVIVACFASHIHRVQQVLDAAQAHNRKVAFVGRSMVRNMNIARELGYLKVPGGLLVDSRDLDELPSDEVVLVCTGSQGEPMAALSRMANRDHQIHIEPGDTVILASSLIPGNENSVNRVINGLTRWGAKVVHKGNALVHVSGHAPAGELLYVLNMVRPRNIMPIHGEWRHLRAHAQLAVLSGIPEDRVVIAEDGVVVDLHQGRARVSGFVQAGYVYVDGTSVGDVTEAALKDRRILGEEGFISVIIVVESTTGKLIGEPQIHTRGAGIDAEAYDDVIPKIQEALERAAAEGVNDTTQLRQLVRRSIGRWVSASYRRRPMLVPVVIEV from the coding sequence ATGAGCCACCCGCACCCCGAACTCGGACCCCCGCCGCCGCTGCCCCGCGACGCCCTGCGGATCGTGCCCCTGGGCGGCCTGGGGGAGATCGGCCGCAACATGACCGTCTTCGAGTACGACGGCAGACTCCTCGTCATCGACTGCGGCGTGCTCTTCCCCGAAGAGGAGCAGCCCGGCGTCGACCTGATCCTCCCCGACTTCGAGTACATCCGGGACCGCCTCGACGACGTCGAGGCCATCGTGCTCACCCACGGACACGAGGACCACATCGGCGGCGTCCCGTTCCTGCTGCGCGAACGCAACGACATCCCGCTGGTGGGCTCCCGCCTCACCCTGGCGTTCCTCTCCGCCAAACTCGGCGAGCACCGCATCAAACCCGAACTGGTGCAGGTCGCCGAAGGGGAACGGCACACCTTCGGCGCCTTCGACCTCGAATTCTTCGCGGTCAACCACTCCATCCCCGACGCGCTCGCGATCGGCATGCGCACCCCCGCCGGAAACCTGCTGCACACCGGCGACTTCAAGATGGACCAGCTGCCCCTGGACAACCGCATCACCGACCTCGGCGGATTCGCGCGCTTCGGAACCGAGGGCGTCGACCTGCTGCTGTCGGACTCCACCAACGCCGAAGTGCCCGGCTTCGTCACCAGCGAACGCGACATCGCCTCCGTCGTCGACAACGTCTTCGCCAAAGCCGAGAAACGCGTCATCGTCGCCTGCTTCGCCTCCCACATCCACCGGGTGCAGCAGGTCCTCGACGCCGCCCAGGCCCACAACCGCAAGGTCGCCTTCGTGGGCCGCTCCATGGTCCGCAACATGAACATCGCGCGGGAACTCGGCTACCTGAAGGTCCCCGGCGGCCTGCTCGTCGACTCGCGCGACCTCGACGAACTGCCCTCCGACGAGGTCGTGCTGGTGTGCACCGGCTCCCAGGGCGAACCCATGGCCGCCCTCAGCCGCATGGCCAACCGCGACCACCAGATCCACATCGAACCCGGCGACACGGTCATCCTGGCCTCCTCGCTCATCCCCGGCAACGAGAACTCGGTCAACCGGGTCATCAACGGCCTCACCCGATGGGGCGCCAAAGTCGTGCACAAGGGCAACGCCCTGGTGCACGTCTCCGGGCACGCCCCCGCCGGAGAACTGCTGTACGTGCTCAACATGGTCCGGCCCCGCAACATCATGCCGATCCACGGCGAATGGCGGCACCTGCGCGCCCACGCCCAACTCGCCGTACTCAGCGGAATCCCCGAGGACCGTGTCGTCATCGCCGAGGACGGCGTCGTCGTCGACCTCCACCAGGGCAGGGCCCGCGTCTCCGGCTTCGTGCAGGCCGGATACGTCTACGTCGACGGCACCTCCGTCGGCGACGTCACCGAAGCCGCCCTCAAGGACCGCCGCATCCTCGGCGAGGAGGGCTTCATCTCCGTGATCATCGTGGTGGAGTCCACCACCGGCAAACTCATCGGAGAACCGCAGATCCACACCCGCGGAGCGGGCATCGACGCCGAGGCCTACGACGACGTCATCCCCAAGATCCAGGAAGCCCTGGAACGGGCCGCCGCCGAAGGAGTCAACGACACCACCCAACTGCGCCAGCTGGTCCGCCGCAGCATCGGACGCTGGGTCAGCGCGAGCTACCGGCGCAGGCCCATGCTGGTCCCCGTGGTGATCGAGGTCTGA
- a CDS encoding 1,4-dihydroxy-2-naphthoate polyprenyltransferase, with the protein MATVSQWVAGARPRTLPNSVVPVAVGTGVAFGLGAAVWWKALLALLVAVALQVGVNYANDYSDGVRGTDENRVGPLRLTGTRLAAPRRVFAAAWACFAVAAVVGLVLAAVSSWWLLLVGAVAIAAAWFYTGGSNPYGYRALGEVSVFVFFGLVAVAGTVFVQAGSVPWRGWAAAAAVGALSCSMLVVNNIRDLPTDAVSGKRTLAVVLGDRRARLLFVGCVVGAFAAALAAAAGSWWVLLVLLAAPLAVRPCARVLRGEVGADLVRGLGETGRLQLVFGALFTVGLALG; encoded by the coding sequence GTGGCCACGGTCAGCCAGTGGGTGGCGGGTGCCCGTCCGCGTACCCTGCCGAACTCGGTCGTCCCGGTGGCGGTGGGCACCGGGGTGGCCTTCGGTCTGGGCGCCGCCGTGTGGTGGAAGGCGCTGCTGGCACTGCTGGTGGCGGTGGCGTTGCAGGTCGGGGTGAACTACGCCAACGACTACAGCGACGGGGTGCGCGGCACCGACGAGAACCGGGTGGGGCCGCTGCGGTTGACCGGGACCCGGTTGGCCGCGCCCCGGCGGGTGTTCGCGGCGGCGTGGGCGTGTTTCGCGGTGGCCGCGGTCGTCGGGCTGGTGCTGGCGGCCGTGTCCTCCTGGTGGCTGCTGCTGGTGGGGGCGGTCGCGATCGCCGCCGCCTGGTTCTACACCGGGGGGTCGAACCCGTACGGCTACCGGGCGCTGGGCGAGGTCTCGGTGTTCGTGTTCTTCGGTCTGGTGGCGGTGGCCGGGACGGTGTTCGTGCAGGCGGGGTCGGTGCCGTGGCGGGGGTGGGCCGCGGCGGCGGCGGTGGGGGCGCTGTCGTGTTCGATGCTGGTGGTCAACAACATCCGTGACCTGCCCACCGACGCGGTCAGCGGCAAGCGGACGCTGGCGGTGGTGCTGGGGGACCGGCGGGCCCGGCTGCTGTTCGTCGGGTGTGTCGTGGGCGCGTTCGCCGCCGCGCTGGCCGCGGCGGCGGGCTCCTGGTGGGTGCTGCTGGTGCTGCTGGCCGCGCCGCTGGCGGTGCGGCCGTGCGCTCGGGTGCTGCGGGGCGAGGTCGGGGCGGACCTGGTCCGCGGCCTGGGTGAGACGGGGCGGCTCCAGTTGGTCTTCGGCGCGCTGTTCACGGTGGGGCTCGCCCTGGGGTGA
- the dapA gene encoding 4-hydroxy-tetrahydrodipicolinate synthase produces the protein MVGSTTPNAPFGQMLTAMITPMHDNGDVDYDGVARLAAYLVDEQRNDGLVISGTTGESATTSDDEKDRILRTVVEAVGDRATIVAGVGTNDTRHSIRLARAAERAGADGLLVVTPYYNRPPQEGLLRHFTAVADATELPVMLYDIPGRTGTPIASETLVRLAEHPRIVANKDAKDDLGASSWVMERTGLAYYCGTDMLNLPLLSVGAVGFVSVVGHIVGGDLHDMIDAYHSGDVARALAIHRRLTPVYTGIFRTQGVITTKAVLTMFGLPGGAVRTPLADASPELQALLREDLAAAGVKGPIGLAPHQAVPASAVGVERLTEGSA, from the coding sequence ATGGTAGGCAGTACTACGCCGAACGCGCCCTTCGGCCAGATGTTGACCGCGATGATCACCCCCATGCACGACAACGGGGACGTCGACTACGACGGGGTAGCCCGACTCGCGGCCTACCTGGTCGACGAGCAGCGCAACGACGGCCTCGTCATCAGCGGAACCACGGGGGAGTCCGCCACCACCAGCGATGACGAGAAGGATCGCATCCTGCGCACCGTCGTCGAGGCGGTCGGCGACCGCGCCACCATCGTCGCCGGGGTGGGCACCAACGACACCCGACACAGCATCAGGCTGGCCAGGGCCGCCGAACGCGCCGGAGCCGACGGACTGCTGGTCGTCACCCCCTACTACAACCGGCCGCCCCAGGAGGGGCTGCTGCGGCACTTCACCGCCGTCGCCGACGCCACCGAACTGCCGGTCATGCTCTACGACATCCCCGGCCGCACCGGCACCCCCATCGCCTCCGAGACGCTGGTCCGCCTCGCCGAGCACCCCCGCATCGTCGCCAACAAGGACGCCAAGGACGACCTCGGCGCCAGCTCCTGGGTGATGGAGCGCACCGGTCTCGCCTACTACTGCGGCACCGACATGCTCAACCTGCCGCTGCTGTCCGTCGGCGCGGTCGGCTTCGTCAGCGTGGTGGGACACATCGTCGGCGGGGACCTGCACGACATGATCGACGCCTACCACTCCGGCGACGTCGCCCGCGCCCTGGCCATCCACCGCCGCCTGACCCCCGTCTACACCGGCATCTTCCGCACCCAGGGCGTCATCACCACCAAGGCCGTCCTCACCATGTTCGGCCTGCCCGGCGGAGCGGTGCGCACCCCGCTGGCCGACGCCTCCCCCGAACTGCAGGCACTGCTGCGCGAAGACCTCGCCGCGGCCGGGGTGAAGGGCCCCATCGGCCTCGCCCCGCACCAGGCCGTCCCGGCCAGCGCGGTGGGAGTGGAACGACTCACGGAGGGATCGGCATGA
- a CDS encoding phage holin family protein, whose translation MSIILRVIVNAIALWAAVLLVDGIDVTTDDTVTMILTYLGIGALFGIVNAVIKPIVKTVGCVFYIVTLGLVALVVNALLLWLTGWLAGVMGIPFVIDGFWAAFWGSIIVAVVSWLLSLFVGGDDD comes from the coding sequence GTGAGCATCATCCTTAGAGTCATCGTCAACGCCATCGCGCTGTGGGCCGCGGTGCTCCTGGTCGACGGGATCGACGTCACCACCGACGACACGGTCACCATGATCCTGACCTACCTGGGCATCGGCGCGCTCTTCGGCATCGTCAACGCCGTCATCAAACCGATCGTCAAAACGGTCGGCTGCGTCTTCTACATCGTCACCCTCGGCCTGGTCGCCCTGGTCGTCAACGCCCTGCTGCTGTGGCTCACCGGATGGTTGGCCGGAGTGATGGGCATTCCCTTCGTCATCGACGGCTTCTGGGCGGCGTTCTGGGGATCGATCATCGTCGCGGTCGTCAGTTGGCTGCTCAGCCTGTTCGTCGGAGGAGACGACGACTGA
- a CDS encoding GNAT family N-acetyltransferase → MSTQRFVRPAREGDVEAIVDVQVAAWREMYRGALPEEVLAEMSGAEARAAFVERWRAAVAAPPTSRHRLLVATDEGTVAGFAAIGPAQDDDRWPGTDAEIYALHVAPVFARRGHGSRLLHAVVDHLLDDGFQAVYVWTLERDNPLRAFVERAGWAADGARRELDTGVLVPMVRLHAAISR, encoded by the coding sequence GTGTCGACACAGCGGTTTGTCCGGCCCGCCCGTGAAGGGGACGTCGAAGCGATCGTGGACGTCCAGGTGGCGGCGTGGCGGGAGATGTACCGGGGGGCGCTGCCCGAGGAGGTGCTGGCGGAGATGTCGGGCGCCGAGGCGCGGGCGGCGTTCGTGGAGCGGTGGCGGGCGGCGGTGGCCGCGCCTCCGACGTCGCGGCACCGGCTGCTGGTGGCCACCGACGAGGGGACGGTGGCGGGGTTCGCGGCGATCGGCCCGGCGCAGGACGACGACCGCTGGCCGGGCACCGACGCCGAGATCTACGCGCTGCACGTGGCTCCGGTGTTCGCGCGGCGCGGGCACGGCAGCCGCCTGCTGCACGCGGTGGTGGACCACCTGCTCGACGACGGTTTCCAGGCGGTGTACGTGTGGACGTTGGAGCGGGACAACCCGTTGCGCGCGTTCGTGGAGCGGGCGGGCTGGGCGGCGGACGGGGCGCGCCGGGAGTTGGACACGGGGGTGCTGGTGCCCATGGTGCGGCTGCACGCGGCCATCAGCCGCTGA
- a CDS encoding DNA translocase FtsK — translation MATRAPKPSQRSGGGSGRKPPARRPTSQSSRPRQPAKRTPPPRQQPSEGPIALLFTWLGRALLLVWRLLAHTVGFLVRAVGRGARDLDPDLRRDGIGMILLAVGLLIAAAVWWDSEGPLLEVTRLVVVGAVGVFSPVIPLLCLPFAWRLMRTPGARTADTGRIVIGSAALLTGLLGLLHIGRGVPWPSQGMERIQNAGGLIGFAASGPLSVLITPWLTGALLFLLMVFGLLVVTATPIRRIPERFHQLLDSLMSGDDGPSAGIDILDKPGEAAPRKRRRAPRTRSGGTATEPRTHAGDHERPYDTPVVEAAQDEQTAPDHEPTVPDPTPAPATAEQLSIPTRVVDGDYALPPPQLLNPGSPPKQRTKANETVVEALTGVMEQFAIDAHVTGFTRGPTVTRYEIELGPAVKVEKVTALAKNISLAVKSADVRILSPIPGKSAIGVEIPNTDKDLVSLGDVLRSPAATSDDHPMLVGLGKDVEGADVVANLARMPHVLVAGATGAGKSTCINGLITSVMMRALPDEVRLILIDPKRVELTMYEGIPHLITPIITNPKKAADALQWVVGEMDRRYDDLATSGFRHIDDFNAAVRSGELTAPPGSERVYEPYPYLLVVVDELADLMMVAPRDVEDAVVRITQLARAAGIHLVLATQRPSVDVVTGLIKANVPSRLAFATSSLSDSRVILDQPGAEKLVGKGDALFLPMGSSKPIRLQNAWVSEKEIRAVVDHCKKQAEPTYREDVGVAEAKKKEVDEEIGDDLDLLLQAIELVVTTQFGSTSMLQRKLRVGFAKAGRLMDLMESRDIVGPSEGSKARDVLVKPEELPQVLAALRAS, via the coding sequence ATGGCCACCCGCGCGCCCAAACCCTCCCAACGTTCGGGCGGCGGATCGGGCAGGAAACCCCCGGCCCGCCGTCCCACGAGCCAGTCGTCCCGCCCCCGCCAGCCCGCCAAACGGACCCCGCCCCCACGCCAGCAGCCCTCCGAAGGACCCATCGCGCTGCTGTTCACCTGGCTTGGGCGCGCTCTGCTGCTGGTGTGGCGGCTGCTGGCGCACACCGTCGGATTCCTGGTCCGCGCCGTCGGACGCGGAGCCCGCGACCTCGACCCCGACCTGCGCCGCGACGGAATCGGAATGATCCTGCTCGCGGTGGGCCTCCTCATCGCCGCCGCCGTGTGGTGGGACAGCGAGGGCCCCCTCCTGGAGGTCACCCGCCTGGTGGTCGTCGGCGCCGTCGGCGTCTTCTCCCCGGTGATCCCCCTGCTGTGCCTGCCGTTCGCATGGCGCCTCATGCGCACCCCCGGCGCCCGGACCGCCGACACCGGCCGCATCGTCATCGGCTCCGCGGCACTGCTCACCGGGCTCCTCGGCCTCCTCCACATCGGACGCGGCGTCCCCTGGCCCTCCCAGGGCATGGAACGGATCCAGAACGCGGGCGGACTCATCGGATTCGCCGCCTCGGGCCCCCTCAGCGTGCTCATCACGCCCTGGCTCACCGGCGCACTGCTGTTCCTGCTCATGGTGTTCGGCCTGCTCGTCGTCACCGCCACACCCATCCGCCGCATCCCCGAACGGTTCCACCAACTCCTCGACAGCCTCATGAGCGGCGACGACGGCCCCTCCGCCGGCATCGACATCCTCGACAAGCCCGGCGAGGCAGCCCCGCGCAAACGCCGTCGCGCCCCCAGAACCAGGTCCGGTGGCACCGCCACCGAACCCCGCACCCACGCCGGAGACCACGAGCGCCCCTACGACACCCCCGTGGTCGAAGCGGCCCAGGACGAGCAGACCGCACCCGACCACGAACCCACCGTCCCCGACCCCACCCCCGCGCCCGCCACCGCCGAACAACTGTCCATCCCCACCCGGGTGGTCGACGGCGACTACGCGCTGCCGCCCCCGCAACTGCTGAACCCCGGAAGCCCTCCCAAACAGCGCACCAAGGCCAACGAGACCGTGGTCGAGGCACTCACCGGCGTCATGGAGCAGTTCGCCATCGACGCCCACGTCACCGGCTTCACCCGCGGACCCACAGTCACCCGCTACGAGATCGAACTCGGCCCCGCCGTCAAGGTCGAGAAGGTCACCGCCCTCGCCAAGAACATCTCACTCGCCGTGAAAAGCGCCGACGTGCGCATCCTCTCGCCGATCCCCGGCAAGTCCGCGATCGGCGTGGAGATCCCCAACACCGACAAGGACCTCGTCAGCCTCGGAGACGTCCTGCGCTCACCCGCCGCCACCTCCGACGACCACCCCATGCTGGTCGGCCTCGGCAAGGACGTCGAAGGCGCCGACGTCGTCGCCAACCTCGCCAGGATGCCGCACGTCCTCGTCGCGGGCGCCACCGGCGCGGGCAAGTCCACCTGCATCAACGGGCTCATCACCTCGGTCATGATGCGCGCCCTCCCCGACGAGGTACGCCTCATCCTCATCGACCCCAAACGGGTCGAACTGACCATGTACGAGGGCATCCCCCACCTCATCACCCCCATCATCACCAACCCCAAGAAGGCGGCCGACGCCCTGCAGTGGGTCGTCGGCGAGATGGACCGCCGCTACGACGACCTCGCCACCTCCGGCTTCCGCCACATCGACGACTTCAACGCGGCCGTGCGCTCCGGCGAACTCACCGCGCCCCCCGGCAGCGAACGCGTCTACGAGCCCTACCCCTACCTGCTCGTCGTCGTCGACGAACTCGCCGACCTCATGATGGTCGCCCCACGCGACGTCGAAGACGCCGTCGTGCGCATCACCCAACTGGCCCGCGCCGCGGGCATCCACCTCGTCCTGGCCACCCAACGCCCCAGCGTCGACGTGGTCACCGGCCTCATCAAGGCCAACGTGCCCTCACGCCTGGCCTTCGCCACCTCCAGCCTCTCCGACAGCCGCGTCATCCTCGACCAGCCCGGCGCGGAGAAACTCGTCGGCAAGGGCGACGCGCTGTTCCTCCCCATGGGCTCCTCCAAACCCATCCGCCTGCAGAACGCCTGGGTGTCGGAGAAGGAGATCCGCGCCGTCGTCGACCACTGCAAGAAACAGGCCGAACCCACCTACCGCGAGGACGTCGGAGTCGCCGAGGCCAAGAAGAAGGAGGTCGACGAGGAGATCGGCGACGACCTCGACCTGCTCCTGCAGGCCATCGAACTGGTCGTCACCACCCAGTTCGGCTCCACGTCCATGCTGCAACGCAAACTCCGCGTCGGCTTCGCCAAGGCCGGACGGCTCATGGACCTCATGGAGAGCCGCGACATCGTCGGCCCCAGCGAAGGCTCCAAGGCCCGCGACGTCCTGGTGAAACCGGAGGAGCTCCCCCAGGTGCTCGCCGCCCTGCGCGCCTCCTGA
- a CDS encoding M16 family metallopeptidase, protein MTTVPIAAEQEPGTTVTLLQPQGGSGLVRRTVLPGGLRVVTETMPGVRSVAFGISATTGSRDEDAAHAGSAHFLEHLLFKGTERRTALDISALLDGVGADYNAYTTKEQTTYYAKVLDRDLPLAIDVISDMVANSVLAPAEVETERGVILEEIAMYEDEPADVVDDVFAAHFFRGSPLSRPILGTNDTIRALPRDRIFEQYRSGYVPSELVVAAAGNLDHDLVVRRVAEAFRDKLDAAGDARPSPPRIGTEAPATTPGTALVSRDTEQAHLILGREGVKRTDPRWYALRVLGAVLGGGMSSRLFQEVREKRGLAYAVHGYSSSYSDTGLFQVYVGCLPDKIDEVLDVCRGELARAAAHGVDADELARAKGQIRGSWVLGTEGTNSRMSRLTGHELGRTRHLSLDEDLALFDAVTSDDVSEVAADVLNRPETLAVVGPYEEDRAFD, encoded by the coding sequence ATGACGACAGTTCCGATCGCGGCCGAGCAGGAACCAGGCACCACCGTCACCCTGCTGCAACCGCAGGGCGGCAGCGGCCTGGTGCGCCGCACCGTGCTGCCGGGCGGCCTGCGGGTGGTCACCGAGACCATGCCGGGGGTGCGCTCCGTGGCCTTCGGGATCTCGGCCACCACCGGGTCACGCGACGAGGACGCGGCGCACGCGGGCTCCGCGCACTTCCTGGAACACCTGCTGTTCAAGGGAACCGAGCGGCGCACCGCCCTGGACATCTCCGCGCTGCTCGACGGGGTGGGCGCCGACTACAACGCCTACACCACCAAGGAGCAGACCACCTACTACGCCAAGGTCCTCGACCGCGACCTGCCGCTGGCGATCGACGTCATCAGCGACATGGTCGCCAACTCGGTGCTCGCCCCCGCCGAGGTGGAGACCGAACGCGGCGTGATCCTCGAAGAGATCGCCATGTACGAGGACGAGCCCGCCGACGTGGTCGACGACGTGTTCGCCGCCCACTTCTTCCGGGGCTCCCCGCTCAGCCGTCCCATCCTGGGCACCAACGACACCATCCGCGCGCTGCCCCGGGACCGGATCTTCGAGCAGTACCGGAGCGGCTACGTGCCCTCCGAACTCGTCGTGGCCGCGGCGGGCAACCTCGACCACGACCTGGTGGTGCGCAGAGTCGCCGAGGCGTTCCGCGACAAACTCGACGCCGCCGGGGACGCGCGCCCCTCCCCGCCCCGCATCGGCACCGAAGCGCCCGCCACCACCCCGGGAACGGCACTGGTCAGCCGCGACACCGAACAGGCCCACCTGATCCTGGGCCGCGAAGGCGTCAAACGCACCGACCCGCGCTGGTACGCCCTGCGGGTGCTCGGCGCGGTCCTCGGCGGCGGCATGTCGTCCCGCCTGTTCCAGGAGGTGCGGGAGAAGCGCGGCCTGGCCTACGCCGTGCACGGCTACTCCTCCAGCTACTCCGACACCGGCCTGTTCCAGGTGTACGTGGGCTGCCTCCCCGACAAGATCGACGAGGTTCTCGACGTCTGCCGCGGCGAACTGGCCAGGGCCGCCGCCCACGGCGTCGACGCCGACGAGCTGGCCCGCGCCAAGGGACAGATCCGCGGCTCCTGGGTGCTGGGCACCGAGGGGACCAACTCGCGCATGAGCCGCCTGACCGGGCACGAACTCGGCCGGACCCGGCACCTGTCCCTCGACGAGGACCTCGCGCTGTTCGACGCCGTCACCTCCGACGACGTCAGCGAGGTCGCCGCCGACGTGCTCAACCGCCCCGAAACCCTGGCGGTGGTCGGCCCCTACGAGGAGGACCGCGCCTTCGACTGA
- the glpK gene encoding glycerol kinase GlpK — MTEQYVAAIDQGTTSSRCIVFDRRGEVVSVGQREHRQIFPRPGWVEHDAAEIWTNVVAVVGEALAAGGLSPDRLAAVGITNQRETTVVWDRETGEPVHNAIVWQDTRTDRLLAELGGERGQDRFRERCGLPLATYFSGPKLRWLLDRVPGLRQRAERGEVLFGTVDSWLVWNLTGRHVTDVTNASRTMLMNLRTLRWDPEILDAMGIPEVMLPKIRSSSEVYGTATGPLEGVPVAAALGDQHAALFGQTCFAPGDVKGTYGTGAFLVLNTGTEPVVSANGLLTTLGYQIGEEPAVYALEGSIAMAGSLVQWLRDNLGMISHAAEIEELASTVTDNGGCYIVPAFSGLFAPHWRSDARGVIAGLTSYVTRAHLARAVLEATAWQTREVVDAMNSDSGIPLTSLKVDGGMVANALLDQTLADVLDLEVVRPMVSETTCLGAAYAAGLAVGYWPDLDSLRANWRRDAAWTPKIDPEVRDREYRHWTKAVRRTLGWVDSDEARD, encoded by the coding sequence GTGACCGAACAGTACGTGGCGGCGATCGACCAGGGCACCACGTCGAGCCGTTGCATCGTCTTCGACCGGCGCGGGGAGGTCGTCTCCGTCGGGCAGCGCGAGCACCGCCAGATCTTCCCCCGTCCCGGCTGGGTGGAGCACGACGCCGCGGAGATCTGGACCAACGTGGTCGCGGTGGTCGGCGAGGCGCTCGCGGCGGGCGGGCTGTCCCCGGACCGGTTGGCCGCGGTCGGCATCACCAACCAGCGTGAGACCACCGTGGTGTGGGACCGGGAGACCGGTGAGCCGGTGCACAACGCGATCGTGTGGCAGGACACCCGCACCGACCGCCTGCTGGCCGAACTCGGCGGGGAGCGGGGCCAGGACCGGTTCCGGGAGCGCTGCGGGCTGCCGCTGGCGACCTACTTCTCCGGTCCGAAGCTGCGCTGGCTGCTGGACCGGGTGCCGGGGCTGCGCCAGCGCGCCGAACGCGGCGAGGTGCTGTTCGGCACCGTGGACTCGTGGCTGGTGTGGAACCTCACCGGGCGGCACGTCACCGACGTCACCAACGCCAGCCGCACCATGCTGATGAACCTGCGCACGCTGCGCTGGGATCCGGAGATCCTGGACGCCATGGGCATCCCCGAGGTGATGCTGCCGAAGATCCGGTCCAGTTCCGAGGTGTACGGCACGGCCACCGGCCCCCTGGAGGGGGTGCCCGTGGCCGCCGCGCTGGGCGACCAGCACGCCGCGCTGTTCGGGCAGACCTGCTTCGCCCCCGGGGATGTGAAGGGCACCTACGGCACGGGCGCGTTCCTGGTGCTCAACACCGGGACCGAGCCGGTGGTCTCCGCGAACGGGCTGCTGACCACGCTGGGCTACCAGATCGGCGAGGAGCCCGCGGTGTACGCGTTGGAGGGGTCCATCGCGATGGCGGGCTCCCTGGTGCAGTGGCTGCGCGACAACCTGGGCATGATCTCCCACGCGGCCGAGATCGAGGAGTTGGCGTCGACCGTGACCGACAACGGGGGCTGCTACATCGTTCCCGCGTTCTCGGGGCTGTTCGCACCGCACTGGCGCAGCGACGCCCGCGGGGTGATCGCCGGTCTGACCTCCTACGTCACCAGGGCGCACCTGGCCCGTGCCGTGCTGGAGGCCACCGCGTGGCAGACCCGCGAGGTGGTGGACGCGATGAACAGCGACTCGGGCATCCCGCTGACCTCGTTGAAGGTGGACGGCGGCATGGTCGCCAACGCGCTGCTGGACCAGACGCTGGCCGACGTCCTGGATCTGGAGGTGGTGCGGCCGATGGTGTCGGAGACCACCTGCCTGGGCGCGGCCTACGCGGCGGGGCTGGCGGTGGGGTACTGGCCCGACCTGGACAGCCTGCGCGCCAACTGGAGGCGGGACGCCGCGTGGACCCCGAAGATCGACCCGGAGGTGCGTGACCGCGAGTACCGCCACTGGACCAAGGCGGTGCGGCGCACCCTCGGCTGGGTGGACTCCGACGAGGCGCGGGACTAG